The DNA sequence TGGTTGAATTCATATGTGCCTGCAATCTTAATCTCTCATTCAATTAACCTTGCGAAGGGATGTAGATAAGTTGAGGTGCCACTTGACTTCCTGATCTGTTCTATAATGTAGCAAAGCAGTGGCTGCCTGTCTGCCTGTGGATCGCTCATCTAGTGATTAAAAATGTGCAAGATCTGACTTGGGGTACGCCCACCACTTGCGTCACATCAGGTTGGACGGTTACGCCCATTAGATTACAATCAACAATCTACTACCTAACGTGCCTTAATTTTGTAAGGATATTTTGGGGACAAAGTTTACATCTACACTCTCCGTTAAAAGATAGTATAGATAGTTGTAGAATAGCATCTGTTTATGCTTTTTTAATTGCCATAAAATTGTTGATGTCTGCCTGTGGATCGCTCATCTAGTGATTAAAAATGTGCAAGATCTGACTTGGGGTACGCCCACCACTTGCGTCACATCAGGTTGGACGGTTACGCCCATTAGATTACAATCAACAATCTACTACCTAACGTGCCTTAATTTTGTAAGGATATTTTGGGGACAAAGTTTACATCTACACTCTCCGTTAAAAGATAGTATAGATAGTTGTAGAATAGCATCTGTTTATGCTTTTTTAATTGCCATAAAATTGTTGATGTCATGACTATGTATCCATTAGTGTAAAAGGCAGTTTGCATTAGCCTCAATACTGTTTATTATTTGAGAAGGATTAAGATGGGAAAGAAAACGGGAGAGTAGATTGGTATTTATGACACTTAATTGCTTTGCATGCAAtaacataaattttttgaaatacagTGTTATGAGCCTGCTGCACAGATGTATTGGCTCTAGGTGTTTCAATCTCTAGACACATTGATAAACCTGGAGTCTCTTCTGCCAATAGtttattttcatgtttgataaggaaaatatCAGCTCTACTAAGAATTTTCTTCCTATAAGTCCTATGATGTCTGTCTGATTACTATGAGAAATAAGAAACATGTATTGTTTTGTGTTGATTTGTATTTCATTGGCCTCTTATCAGGCTGGTGTTAAGTGTGGTGTTTCTAAATGGGCGATCATCGGAGTGGAAATGGTCAAAATGTTAATGGAAAGGCTGCAGCAGCTGGGCCTATGTATAAGATTCAGTTGGACAATTTTGCCAAGCGTTTGAAGACTCTTTATACTCACTGGAATGACCATAGGAATGACTTGTGGGGTTCTTCTGATGTTCTTGCTATAGCTGCTCCTCCTAATTCAGAGGACCTTCGGTATCTCAAATCTTCAGCTTTAAACATGTGGTTGCTGGGTTATGAGTTCCCAGAGACTATAATGGTTTTCATGAAGAGGCAGATCCACTTTTTATGCAGCCAAAAGAAGGCTGATGTTCTTCGACCTGTCGAAAGAACTGCCAAGGAAGCTGTGGGAGCTGAAGTTGTGATTCATGTGAAGGCGAGAAGTGATGATGGGACTGCACTAATGGAGGCAATTTTCAGTGCCATCCGCTCTCTTTCCAAGGCAGATGGTCAAGAAGTACCTGTTGTCGGGTATATAGCAAGAGAGGCTCCTGAAGGTAAGCTTTTGGAGACATGGGGTGAGAAGCTTAAGGCTGCTGACTTTCAGCTTAATGATGTGACCAATGGGTTGTCTGAATTGTTTGCTGTCAAGGATGACGCTGAGCTTTTGAATGTGAAAAAGGCAGCACATCTGACGGCTAACGTGTTGAAGAATTATGTGGTTCCGAAACTGGAGAATGTTATTGATGAGGAAAAGAAAGTGACTCATTCATTGTTGATGGATGAAACTGAGAAAGCCATATTGGATCCATCTAGAGCTAAGGTAAAGCTGAAGGTAGATAGCATTGATATTTGCTATCCTCCTATTTTCCAGAGTGGAGGAGAGTTTGATCTTAGGCCCAGTGCGGCCAGCAACGAGGAATTGCTTTATTATGATTCTGCAAGCGTGATTATATGCGCCGTTGGATCTCGTTATAACAGTTACTGCTCTAATTGCGCAAGGACATTCTTGATTGATGCCAATCCCCTGCAGAGTAAAGCGTATGAAGTGCTTCTAAAGGCCCATGAAGCAGCAGTTAGCATGTTGAAGCCCGGGAACAAGCTCAATGCAGCTTATGAGGCAGCCTTTTCAGTAGTTGAGAAGGATGCTCCTGAACTACTACCAAACCTGACGAAGTCAGCTGGGACGGGAATGGGTCTGGAATTTCGGGAGTCAGGGTTGAACATTAATGCCAAAAATGAGAGAATTGTCAAAGAAAACATGGTCTTTAATGTATCGCTTGGTTTCCAGAATTTGCAAAACCAGACTAACAACCCAAAGAATCAAAATTTCTCTATGCTGCTTGCTGATACAGTCAttgttggaaaagaaaaatcggaTGTTGCGACTCACATGAGTTCTAAAGCTGTGAAGGACGTGGCTTACTCATTCAAtgaggatgaggaagaagaggaaaggcCAAAAGCCAAACCTGAAGCTAATGGTGCGGACCCAATCATGTCCAAGACGACGCTCAGGTCAGACAACCAGGAATCAAAGGAGGAGCTGAGAAGGCAGCACCAGGCAGAATTGGCTCgtcaaaaaaatgaggaaactgCACGGCGGCTTGCTGGTGGACGCTCCGGGACTGGAGACAACAGAAATGCTGCCAAGACTTCTACGGACCTTGTTGCTTATAAAAGTGTGAATGATTTACCACCTCCTAGAGATTCCATGA is a window from the Rhodamnia argentea isolate NSW1041297 chromosome 8, ASM2092103v1, whole genome shotgun sequence genome containing:
- the LOC115745352 gene encoding FACT complex subunit SPT16, which gives rise to MGDHRSGNGQNVNGKAAAAGPMYKIQLDNFAKRLKTLYTHWNDHRNDLWGSSDVLAIAAPPNSEDLRYLKSSALNMWLLGYEFPETIMVFMKRQIHFLCSQKKADVLRPVERTAKEAVGAEVVIHVKARSDDGTALMEAIFSAIRSLSKADGQEVPVVGYIAREAPEGKLLETWGEKLKAADFQLNDVTNGLSELFAVKDDAELLNVKKAAHLTANVLKNYVVPKLENVIDEEKKVTHSLLMDETEKAILDPSRAKVKLKVDSIDICYPPIFQSGGEFDLRPSAASNEELLYYDSASVIICAVGSRYNSYCSNCARTFLIDANPLQSKAYEVLLKAHEAAVSMLKPGNKLNAAYEAAFSVVEKDAPELLPNLTKSAGTGMGLEFRESGLNINAKNERIVKENMVFNVSLGFQNLQNQTNNPKNQNFSMLLADTVIVGKEKSDVATHMSSKAVKDVAYSFNEDEEEEERPKAKPEANGADPIMSKTTLRSDNQESKEELRRQHQAELARQKNEETARRLAGGRSGTGDNRNAAKTSTDLVAYKSVNDLPPPRDSMIQVDQKNEAVLLPIYGSIVPFHVATIRTVSSQQDTNRNCYVRIIFNVPGTPFNPHDSNTSKFQGAIYLKEVAFRSKDSRHISEVVQQIKTLRRQVMARESERAERATLVTQEKLQLAGNRMKPIKLSDLWIRPAFGGRGRKLPGTLEAHVNGFRYSTTRQDERVDIMFGNIKHAFFQPAEKEMITILHFHLHNHIMVGNRKTKDVQFYVEVMDVVQTLGGGKRSAYDPDEIEEEQRERDRKNKINMDFQNFVNRVNDLWSQPHFGGLDLEFDQPLRELGFHGVPYKASAFIVPTSTCLVELIETPFLVVTLSEIEIVNLERVGLGQKNFDMTIVFKDFKRDVLRIDSIPSTSLDGIKEWLDTTDIKYYESRLNLNWRQILKTITDDPQSFIDDGGWEFLNLEVSDSDSEKSEESDQGYEPSDAQSESDSEEEASDSESLVESEEDDDQDSEEESEEEKGKTWEELEREASNADREKGDESDSEEERKRRKMKAFGKGRAGPSSGLPKRAKMR